One window of the Maylandia zebra isolate NMK-2024a linkage group LG19, Mzebra_GT3a, whole genome shotgun sequence genome contains the following:
- the slc8a3 gene encoding sodium/calcium exchanger 3 isoform X4 codes for MVDMSLQKALLLADDVPDRKLTSDEEEAKRIAEMGKPVLGEHSKLEVIIEESYEFKSTVDKLIKKTNLALVVGTNSWREQFMEAITVSAGDEDEDDTGEERLPSCFDYVMHFLTVFWKVLFACVPPTDYMNGWACFTISIIIIGLLTAVIGDLASHFGCTIGLKDSVTAVVFVALGTSVPDTFASKVAAVQDTYADASIGNVTGSNAVNVFLGIGMAWSVAAIYWHMKGKPFVVEAGSLAFSVTLFTIFAFLAISVLLYRRRAHIGGELGGPRGHRLATSAFLFSLWFLYILFSSLEAYCHIEGF; via the exons CCCTGTTGTTAGCGGATG ATGTACCAGACAGGAAGCTGACTTCTGACGAGGAGGAAGCCAAGCGCATCGCGGAGATGGGGAAGCCGGTGCTGGGAGAGCACTCCAAGCTAGAAGTCATTATTGAGGAATCGTATGAATTTAAG AGCACAGTGGATAAGCTTATCAAGAAGACCAACCTGGCTCTGGTGGTGGGAACAAACTCCTGGAGAGAGCAGTTCATGGAGGCCATTACAGTCAGTGCAG GAGATGAGGACGAGGATGACACAGGGGAAGAAAGGCTTCCTTCCTGTTTTGACTACGTCATGCACTTCCTGACCGTCTTCTGGAAGGTCCTGTTTGCTTGTGTTCCTCCCACGGACTACATGAATGGCTGGGCGTGTTTCACCATCTCTATCATTATAATCGGCCTGCTCACAGCCGTCATCGGCGACCTGGCATCTCACTTCGGCTGCACTATTGGCCTAAAGGACTCAGTCACTGCTGTGGTTTTTGTGGCACTCGGCACCTCAGTCCCAG ACACCTTTGCCAGTAAAGTAGCAGCAGTCCAGGACACCTACGCAGACGCCTCCATTGGGAATGTGACTGGCAGCAACGCAGTCAATGTCTTCCTGGGAATCGGCATGGCCTGGTCAGTGGCGGCCATTTACTGGCACATGAAAGGGAAGCCGTTTGTGGTGGAGGCCGGCTCGCTGGCCTTTTCTGTCACTCTCTTCACCATCTTCGCCTTCCTGGCCATCTCGGTGCTGCTTTACCGGCGCCGGGCCCACATCGGAGGAGAACTGGGCGGGCCCCGGGGACACAGACTGGCCACATCAGCCTTCCTTTTCAGCCTCTGGTTTCTTTACATTCTCTTCTCCAGTCTGGAGGCCTACTGTCATATAGAGGGcttctaa